A single region of the Psychrobacter alimentarius genome encodes:
- the trpC gene encoding indole-3-glycerol phosphate synthase TrpC, with protein MTTTHTQIPTVLQRIVATKVEEVKAAREALSLEDLKAKVAAETKPRRGFAAALRAADIGIIAEIKKASPSKGIINHNFTPALFAEQYERAGASCLSVLTDRDYFQGDDTYLIQASNAASLPVLRKDFMIDTYQIYQSYLMGADCILLIMACLDDAQVRELHALSIELGMDVLIEVHTQAELERALQLPRSQHNIYGINNRDLNTFDVSLQTTLDLKNLLVEALNTDLDNKAPKPLIVTESGIHSSDDIRLMLDHDIQHFLIGEQFMKTDHPGQALQSLLAGVAADG; from the coding sequence ATGACCACAACTCATACACAGATCCCCACCGTACTACAGCGTATTGTCGCAACCAAAGTAGAAGAAGTAAAAGCTGCCCGTGAGGCCTTATCGCTTGAAGATTTAAAAGCGAAAGTCGCAGCAGAGACAAAGCCGCGTCGAGGCTTTGCAGCCGCGCTACGAGCTGCTGACATTGGGATTATTGCTGAGATCAAAAAAGCCTCTCCTTCTAAAGGAATCATCAATCACAATTTTACACCAGCTTTATTTGCAGAGCAGTACGAGCGCGCTGGTGCCAGCTGCTTATCGGTATTAACGGATCGTGACTACTTTCAAGGTGATGATACCTATCTCATCCAAGCCTCTAATGCTGCAAGCTTGCCGGTATTACGTAAAGATTTTATGATTGATACGTATCAAATCTACCAATCTTACTTGATGGGAGCAGATTGTATCTTGCTGATCATGGCATGCCTTGATGACGCGCAAGTACGGGAGCTGCATGCATTGAGTATTGAGCTGGGGATGGATGTACTGATAGAAGTACACACCCAAGCTGAACTTGAACGCGCCCTACAATTACCTCGCTCACAGCATAATATTTATGGTATTAACAACCGAGATTTAAATACCTTTGATGTCAGCCTACAAACCACTCTTGATCTGAAAAACTTGTTGGTTGAAGCGCTAAATACAGACCTTGATAACAAAGCGCCAAAACCGCTGATTGTCACAGAAAGTGGCATTCACAGCAGTGACGATATTCGCTTGATGCTAGATCACGATATTCAGCACTTTTTAATCGGTGAGCAATTTATGAAAACTGATCACCCTGGCCAAGCGTTACAATCCTTACTTGCGGGCGTTGCAGCAGACGGGTAA
- a CDS encoding mechanosensitive ion channel family protein, giving the protein MSIERNLIVNTGLSLSYLTKKISLAVSVFLLAMVMSLLSISMTFAAEPSALGISGSSSEESSTSTPLPDSFGRDTPRHAVQGFISALSENDYLLASNYLNLSKSDNPTTIVRQFKQALDAGGRFQPDLQINNNPEGNLTDQLPPSQENVGVISVGDKSVSLILERVVSKEGEQYWQFSSETLSSIPEVIENTEPTLVSRYTLGSLEGKKLFGYEMADLVAALTMIVSSFVLTYILVWLLYHLLRIAYPRVRGVPLPLPDKVILPMAVVTMAMILSEVMVYAGVSVTLREPINRFTQIASWLALTWLLLRVIDAIFTRAVNLSYKKNYTERVSILGLLRKVVKALLLIFAVIVIFGNLGFDLTTGIAALGVGGLALALGAQKTIENLVGSVVVVADSPVRIGDYCKFGTYEGTVIDIGIRSSRVRTLTRTVVTVPNGDFSSMQIENFTSRDMFRFFHQLYIKRTANIDVVFKMVKELDEYLNEHYLTNQEWNQVNILELRQDCYVIQLQAYINANGIGEFYDKQNVLFVDLLTQVAKYKVEHALPTQQLIVNQNEFDPTSEDDDIDDGEETTNGNNINDSEVISTDDKSDRYNFVLDKESDDTQSNDKTDQKTKKSEAGKHSHPFRSLRNKSRLLRKSTFRHANKQEKRKLGFSIWNQF; this is encoded by the coding sequence TTGTCTATTGAACGTAATTTGATTGTCAATACTGGGTTGTCTCTATCGTATCTGACCAAAAAAATATCCTTAGCGGTAAGTGTATTTTTGCTTGCGATGGTGATGAGTTTATTATCGATTAGCATGACCTTTGCTGCTGAGCCTAGCGCTCTTGGTATCAGTGGAAGTAGCAGTGAGGAGTCGTCGACCAGTACACCGCTACCAGACTCTTTTGGACGCGATACGCCACGACATGCGGTACAAGGGTTTATTAGTGCGCTGAGTGAGAATGATTATTTGCTGGCGAGTAATTATCTCAACTTGTCAAAGTCTGACAATCCAACCACGATTGTCAGACAATTTAAGCAGGCGTTAGATGCTGGCGGGCGTTTTCAGCCAGATTTACAGATTAATAATAATCCTGAAGGCAATTTAACTGACCAATTACCCCCGAGCCAAGAGAATGTCGGCGTCATCAGTGTTGGTGATAAAAGCGTTTCACTAATACTAGAGAGAGTGGTATCTAAAGAAGGTGAGCAGTATTGGCAGTTTTCGAGTGAGACTCTTAGCTCCATACCCGAAGTCATAGAAAATACTGAACCAACCTTGGTATCTCGTTATACCTTAGGGTCATTAGAAGGCAAAAAGCTTTTTGGTTATGAAATGGCTGATTTGGTTGCAGCTTTAACCATGATTGTCAGTAGTTTTGTGCTTACTTATATCTTGGTCTGGTTGTTATATCATCTATTGAGAATTGCGTATCCTCGCGTACGTGGTGTACCTTTACCGCTGCCTGACAAAGTGATCTTGCCAATGGCCGTGGTCACTATGGCGATGATATTGTCTGAGGTTATGGTTTACGCTGGCGTATCCGTTACGTTACGTGAGCCTATCAACCGCTTTACTCAGATTGCCTCTTGGCTTGCGCTGACTTGGTTGCTGCTTCGAGTTATCGATGCCATATTTACTCGAGCGGTGAATTTAAGTTATAAGAAAAACTATACTGAACGTGTCTCGATTTTGGGTTTACTGCGTAAAGTCGTCAAAGCGTTACTGCTGATATTCGCTGTTATCGTCATTTTTGGCAATTTAGGTTTTGATTTGACGACCGGTATTGCCGCATTAGGTGTGGGTGGTTTAGCGTTGGCACTTGGTGCACAAAAGACCATTGAAAACCTAGTTGGTAGTGTCGTTGTCGTAGCAGATTCACCCGTAAGAATAGGGGACTATTGTAAGTTTGGAACTTACGAAGGTACTGTCATTGACATTGGAATTCGATCATCGCGTGTGCGTACCTTGACACGTACGGTAGTTACTGTACCAAACGGCGACTTTTCATCAATGCAGATTGAAAATTTTACCTCACGTGATATGTTCCGCTTCTTTCATCAGCTATATATCAAGCGTACGGCCAATATCGATGTAGTCTTTAAAATGGTCAAAGAGCTAGATGAATATTTAAATGAGCATTATTTAACCAATCAAGAATGGAACCAGGTCAATATTTTAGAGTTACGACAAGACTGTTATGTCATTCAATTACAGGCTTACATTAATGCCAATGGAATTGGAGAGTTCTATGACAAGCAAAACGTTTTGTTTGTCGATCTGTTGACCCAAGTGGCCAAGTATAAAGTCGAGCATGCGCTACCAACACAGCAGCTTATTGTCAATCAAAATGAGTTTGATCCAACTTCAGAAGATGACGATATAGATGATGGTGAAGAGACAACTAATGGTAACAATATAAATGATAGCGAGGTCATTTCTACTGATGATAAGAGTGACCGTTACAACTTTGTATTGGATAAAGAGAGCGATGATACTCAAAGTAATGACAAAACTGATCAAAAAACGAAAAAATCGGAAGCTGGCAAACACAGCCATCCCTTTAGATCATTGAGAAATAAAAGCCGATTATTGAGGAAAAGCACCTTTAGACATGCCAACAAGCAAGAAAAAAGAAAATTGGGTTTTTCTATATGGAATCAGTTCTAA
- a CDS encoding DUF4124 domain-containing protein, whose product MTFLIKNTVLNNKLPHILLSSLMISAASFCMTMATAAPIYKIVDENTGQVTFTDRPQNHEQQVGKKVTEMAITTGSESSRSNSNNPSSSNDMSNNGTSGQLSDTQQVTTKPEVQVNYQLAIAEPSEERAYRRPAQNINVNVQIKPALQTGDTVSIYFDNKEVAQGLSASIATVDILPGAHSIKAVVKNQKGGILQQVTRTVYVIQNNTTLQNNKKIAKQLLAYQNLPWHQKVMLKMRQKGTANP is encoded by the coding sequence ATGACTTTTTTAATAAAAAACACAGTTTTGAATAATAAATTGCCACACATTTTATTATCCAGTTTGATGATTAGCGCCGCCAGTTTTTGTATGACCATGGCCACTGCTGCACCTATTTATAAGATTGTTGATGAAAATACAGGGCAAGTAACGTTTACTGACCGTCCGCAAAACCATGAGCAGCAAGTAGGCAAAAAAGTGACTGAGATGGCCATCACGACAGGGAGTGAGAGCAGTCGATCGAATAGTAATAATCCAAGCAGTAGTAATGATATGAGTAACAATGGTACAAGTGGTCAGCTGTCTGATACTCAGCAAGTCACTACTAAGCCGGAGGTACAAGTGAACTATCAGCTTGCCATCGCTGAACCGAGCGAAGAGCGTGCCTACCGTCGTCCAGCACAAAATATCAATGTGAATGTGCAAATCAAGCCAGCCCTACAAACAGGCGATACAGTCAGCATATATTTTGATAATAAGGAAGTCGCTCAAGGCTTGAGTGCCTCGATTGCAACCGTCGATATTCTACCAGGTGCGCATAGTATAAAAGCGGTGGTAAAAAATCAGAAGGGTGGGATTCTCCAGCAAGTAACGCGTACCGTCTATGTGATTCAAAACAATACAACATTACAAAATAATAAGAAAATTGCCAAACAGCTTCTGGCCTATCAAAACTTACCATGGCATCAAAAGGTTATGTTAAAAATGCGTCAAAAAGGAACCGCCAATCCTTAA
- the trpD gene encoding anthranilate phosphoribosyltransferase, with the protein MNTSKTTENTSPTDIAQLSDEDTHKLLTTALARIFQHIDLTFDEMYQVMLIIMQGRCSDAVMGAILTGLRMKGESIDEITASASAMRDLAANITPKNCDYLVDIVGTGGDGANLFNVSTASAFVVAAAGAQVAKHGNRGVSTKSGSSDLLEEAGISLALTPEQTKDCIENQGVGFLFAPNHHSAMRYANPVRRELKARTIFNILGPLTNPAGTPNLVIGVFTAQLCEPIAKVMKNLGARHVMVVGAKDGLDEISLATSTTVAELKDGEVSVYEMMPEDAGIESQTLIGLDVDSPKQSLELIRAALSGVETTDRSVLKARDMIALNAGAAIYTAGLASNYPNGVSRAQSIIQNGDALIKLESLATYTQQLAAKD; encoded by the coding sequence ATGAATACATCTAAAACGACAGAAAATACTAGCCCGACTGATATTGCGCAGCTGTCTGATGAAGATACTCATAAGCTTTTGACCACAGCATTAGCAAGAATATTTCAGCATATCGACTTAACTTTTGATGAGATGTATCAAGTGATGCTCATCATCATGCAAGGCAGATGTAGCGATGCCGTGATGGGTGCGATTTTGACGGGTCTGCGCATGAAGGGAGAGTCTATTGATGAGATCACTGCCTCAGCCAGCGCCATGCGTGATTTGGCAGCGAACATCACGCCAAAAAATTGTGACTATCTGGTAGATATCGTAGGTACAGGTGGCGATGGTGCAAACTTATTTAATGTCTCCACTGCATCGGCCTTTGTGGTGGCGGCGGCAGGCGCACAAGTTGCCAAACATGGTAACCGCGGCGTCTCGACCAAATCTGGTAGCTCAGACTTACTTGAAGAAGCTGGTATCAGTCTGGCTCTCACGCCTGAACAAACCAAAGACTGTATCGAAAATCAAGGCGTCGGCTTTTTGTTTGCTCCCAATCACCATAGTGCCATGCGCTACGCCAATCCAGTACGTCGTGAATTGAAAGCTCGTACGATTTTTAATATTTTGGGGCCATTGACCAATCCTGCTGGCACGCCAAACTTAGTCATTGGTGTCTTTACTGCTCAGCTTTGTGAGCCCATTGCTAAAGTCATGAAAAACTTAGGCGCCCGTCATGTGATGGTCGTTGGCGCAAAAGATGGTCTAGATGAAATCAGCCTTGCCACCTCTACCACTGTCGCTGAGCTAAAAGATGGAGAAGTGAGCGTTTATGAGATGATGCCAGAAGATGCAGGTATCGAATCACAAACGCTAATCGGTCTCGATGTTGACTCTCCGAAACAAAGTCTTGAGCTGATTCGTGCGGCTTTATCAGGAGTAGAGACCACTGATCGCTCTGTCCTAAAAGCCCGTGACATGATTGCCTTAAATGCTGGCGCAGCGATATATACCGCCGGTCTTGCCAGCAACTATCCTAATGGCGTTAGCCGAGCTCAAAGCATTATTCAAAATGGTGATGCGCTGATTAAACTTGAGTCGTTAGCCACATATACACAGCAGTTGGCAGCCAAAGATTAA
- a CDS encoding TonB-dependent receptor plug domain-containing protein has protein sequence MVLSRSSSTAYLRLCILSALGVLTINATAATNDANVINDDELPKVELDKIVVTATRTPTKTSNIIAQTRVIDSEELQRYQGQTVVDVLKSQSGINISQSGGMGTISNFYMRGYDSKQVLVLIDGIRYSSISTGTPSLNLLSADQIDRIEILYGASGSSIYGSDAMGGVIQIFTKGSRVDQSNVSTTIGYGSHNHYQVGVTGQLKNDTSSLSLGVSRNKTDGFNAIANSNAFDYNADDDGFESTNASLGLQHKLSDSLSTGLSALYSDSTTDIDSAGILFPNAYSDQKNGSANAFIQHQTPLTITKLSYGQSIDKLTSHDNNSINYQEGSKFDTTQEQARLESQINAQPGTVTVGAEWLSQKLDASDVLDFSSGSAAQTAYRPDDRTVKSAFVGYQLADTYYDLQANYRVDDNSQYGNESTYNVGAAVRPLDGMRIGASYATGFRAPTFNDLYYPGYSNPDLKPETSKNTEVFVEYNKGNQISRLTGYHTDVEDLIGGNTNTGEAKIKGISLTSDWRMDSFLFGLGYDYLDAKNKTASSSNYNNDLVYRPQNSGLIYIGYQQPTFNVRLEAKHTDDRFSDVANQTKLDSYTLVNLSGSVYLAPNLRANLRVDNLTDEDYTLSNQFGTEYATDGINYFTSLTYNWF, from the coding sequence ATGGTTTTATCACGCTCATCTTCTACTGCCTATCTTCGGTTATGTATCTTAAGTGCCCTTGGCGTACTTACTATAAATGCCACCGCAGCAACCAACGATGCAAACGTTATCAACGATGATGAGCTACCGAAAGTCGAGCTTGATAAAATTGTTGTCACTGCTACGCGTACGCCTACTAAAACCAGCAACATCATTGCCCAAACTAGAGTCATTGATAGCGAAGAGTTGCAACGCTATCAAGGTCAGACAGTAGTTGACGTGCTAAAAAGTCAATCTGGTATTAATATCTCTCAAAGTGGTGGTATGGGGACTATCAGCAATTTTTATATGCGTGGTTATGACAGTAAGCAAGTCCTTGTACTAATCGATGGCATTCGCTATAGCTCTATTTCTACAGGAACACCTTCATTAAACCTATTGTCGGCCGACCAAATTGACCGTATTGAAATTTTATACGGTGCTTCAGGTTCTAGCATTTATGGCTCTGATGCCATGGGCGGCGTCATTCAGATTTTTACCAAGGGTAGCCGTGTCGATCAATCTAACGTTTCTACCACTATTGGTTATGGTAGTCACAATCATTATCAAGTTGGCGTAACTGGGCAACTTAAAAACGATACGTCATCGTTGAGCTTAGGTGTCAGCCGTAATAAAACGGATGGTTTTAACGCGATTGCTAATAGTAATGCTTTTGACTACAACGCTGATGATGATGGTTTTGAATCTACCAATGCCAGTTTGGGCTTACAGCATAAGCTTTCGGATTCTTTAAGCACAGGACTCAGTGCATTATATTCTGATTCTACAACTGATATCGATTCTGCTGGTATTTTATTCCCAAATGCTTATTCGGATCAAAAGAATGGTAGTGCCAATGCTTTCATTCAACATCAAACGCCACTGACCATAACGAAGCTTAGCTATGGTCAGAGCATCGATAAACTGACCTCTCACGATAATAATTCTATTAATTATCAAGAAGGCAGTAAATTTGATACCACTCAAGAACAAGCACGTTTAGAGAGTCAGATTAATGCGCAACCGGGAACTGTGACTGTCGGCGCTGAATGGTTGTCTCAAAAGCTAGATGCATCAGATGTATTAGATTTTTCTAGCGGCTCTGCTGCTCAAACTGCTTATCGCCCTGACGATAGAACCGTTAAAAGTGCTTTTGTTGGTTATCAATTAGCAGATACTTATTATGATTTACAAGCCAATTATCGCGTTGATGATAACTCTCAATATGGTAATGAAAGTACTTATAACGTAGGCGCTGCTGTGCGTCCATTGGACGGTATGCGAATCGGCGCAAGCTATGCGACAGGCTTTCGCGCACCAACTTTTAATGACCTATACTACCCTGGCTATAGCAATCCCGACTTAAAGCCTGAAACCAGCAAAAACACTGAAGTATTCGTAGAGTACAATAAAGGAAATCAAATCTCACGCCTTACTGGCTATCACACAGATGTCGAAGATTTAATTGGCGGAAATACCAATACAGGTGAAGCAAAAATTAAGGGAATAAGCCTTACTTCAGACTGGCGTATGGACTCGTTCTTATTTGGTTTAGGATATGACTACTTAGATGCTAAAAACAAAACAGCCAGCAGCTCTAATTATAATAATGATCTTGTTTACCGCCCGCAGAACAGTGGTTTAATATATATTGGCTATCAACAGCCTACCTTCAATGTACGCCTTGAAGCTAAGCACACGGATGATAGATTCTCAGATGTAGCCAATCAAACTAAGCTAGACAGTTACACTCTGGTGAACTTAAGTGGTAGTGTTTATCTTGCACCCAACTTACGTGCTAACTTACGTGTCGATAACTTAACGGATGAAGACTATACTTTATCTAATCAGTTCGGCACAGAGTATGCAACGGATGGCATCAACTACTTTACCTCACTAACCTATAACTGGTTCTAA
- a CDS encoding DNA-3-methyladenine glycosylase family protein, with translation MSVNTIENTQALDEHITALIAIEPKFASVYRQVGTPSLRHNAGGFEQLMRAMVGQQLSVAAAASIWQRLIDAGLTTPQAIDKATDETLRIQGLSKQKTRYVRSLVEHNIDFKALAMMPDESVIKTLTAVTGIGRWTAEMYLLFSLKRADILAADDLAIKVAAMEILELSERPTPKQLTNLTQDWAPHRSAASLLLWSYYGLLRNKTAIPL, from the coding sequence ATGAGCGTAAATACGATTGAAAATACACAAGCGCTAGATGAGCATATTACAGCGTTGATCGCTATTGAACCAAAATTCGCCTCTGTCTACAGGCAAGTTGGTACACCAAGCCTAAGACATAATGCTGGTGGGTTTGAGCAACTGATGAGAGCCATGGTAGGTCAACAGCTGTCTGTAGCAGCGGCAGCGAGTATTTGGCAACGACTAATAGATGCAGGTTTGACGACTCCGCAAGCAATTGATAAAGCCACAGATGAGACGTTACGTATACAAGGGTTGTCTAAACAAAAAACGCGCTACGTTCGCTCATTAGTTGAACATAATATTGATTTTAAGGCATTAGCGATGATGCCAGATGAATCAGTCATCAAAACATTGACTGCTGTGACTGGCATTGGACGCTGGACCGCAGAGATGTACTTGCTATTTTCATTAAAACGCGCAGACATACTTGCTGCAGACGATTTGGCAATTAAAGTTGCGGCAATGGAGATACTAGAACTGTCTGAACGTCCAACGCCGAAACAATTAACAAATCTGACTCAAGACTGGGCGCCCCATCGCAGTGCAGCCAGCCTATTACTATGGTCATATTATGGCTTGTTGCGTAACAAGACCGCCATCCCCTTATAA
- a CDS encoding Smr/MutS family protein, with product MSNSLFSKEMQDQLKELKGQLSKGRDTNAPEGENQKPTEPVSLLTQKQVKKTVKQLDSEHVDDDKVLFMQAMHGVNQLEDKNVRSPTSTARARKPDAATLSKRAAAQGSDTIDLGAGLSDMQALLNPVAGEAYLSYKQPTLQNKIFDQLKKGKLRWYDAVDIHGCTIEEARDAMTQLLSQAKQNNETMVKIVHGKGSEAILKTCVNGWLRQLPEVLAFCSAPPKDGGNGAVLVLLKKPKVDGE from the coding sequence ATGTCAAACTCTCTATTTTCAAAAGAAATGCAAGACCAGCTCAAAGAATTAAAAGGCCAATTGAGTAAAGGGCGTGATACCAATGCTCCTGAAGGCGAAAATCAGAAGCCCACCGAACCTGTGTCATTACTCACCCAAAAGCAGGTCAAAAAAACCGTAAAACAGCTAGACAGCGAGCATGTCGATGACGATAAAGTGCTGTTTATGCAAGCTATGCATGGTGTTAATCAACTTGAAGACAAAAACGTGCGCTCACCTACAAGTACGGCAAGAGCACGCAAACCTGATGCGGCAACTTTGTCGAAACGTGCGGCTGCGCAAGGCAGTGACACAATCGATCTAGGCGCTGGCTTATCAGACATGCAAGCACTATTGAACCCTGTGGCAGGTGAAGCATATCTTTCTTATAAGCAGCCAACCTTGCAAAACAAGATTTTTGACCAGCTTAAAAAAGGCAAGTTACGTTGGTATGATGCGGTCGACATTCATGGTTGCACCATCGAAGAAGCACGCGATGCAATGACGCAATTATTGAGCCAAGCCAAGCAAAACAATGAAACCATGGTAAAAATCGTTCATGGTAAAGGTAGCGAAGCCATTCTAAAAACTTGTGTCAATGGTTGGTTACGTCAATTGCCAGAAGTATTGGCATTTTGTTCAGCACCGCCAAAAGATGGTGGTAACGGTGCGGTATTGGTATTGCTAAAAAAACCCAAAGTTGATGGCGAGTAA
- the glnA gene encoding type I glutamate--ammonia ligase: MSNKLLDLIKSSNAKWVDFRFTDTRGKEQHISFPAHSVDEEVMEDGKMFDGSSIAGWKGIEASDMILRPDPETAFIDPFFDAVTVVVTCDIIEPSTLQGYDRDPRSIARRAEEYLKSTGIGDTAYFGPEPEFFVFDDVKWSVDMSGVSHKITAEEAAWSTGETYEWGNMAHRPRVKGGYFPVPPIDSSHDMRAVMCERIEEIIGEGSVEVHHHEVASCQSEIGVAFNTMVRKADEVQQLKYVVHNVAHQFGKTATFMPKPIVGDNGSGMHVHMSISKDGVNTFSGDEYAGLSETALYFIGGVIKHARALNAITNPSTNSYKRLVPHYEAPIKLAYSASNRSASIRIPHVSSPKAVRVEARFPDPTANPYLAFAALLMAGLDGIQNKMHPGEAADKNLYDLPPEEEAQIPTVAESLDVALQALRDDHEFLLKGDVFTKDMLEAFIALKEEEVQRLNVTVHPVEFDMYYSC; the protein is encoded by the coding sequence ATGTCAAACAAACTACTAGACCTTATCAAATCCTCTAATGCAAAATGGGTCGACTTCCGCTTTACTGATACACGTGGCAAAGAGCAACACATCAGTTTCCCAGCGCATAGCGTTGATGAAGAAGTCATGGAAGACGGTAAAATGTTTGACGGCTCATCTATTGCAGGCTGGAAAGGTATCGAGGCATCAGATATGATCTTGCGTCCTGATCCTGAGACTGCTTTTATTGACCCGTTCTTTGACGCTGTGACTGTGGTAGTAACTTGCGATATTATTGAACCATCAACACTGCAAGGTTATGATCGTGACCCACGCTCTATCGCGCGCCGTGCTGAAGAGTATTTGAAGTCTACTGGTATTGGCGACACTGCGTACTTTGGTCCTGAGCCTGAATTCTTTGTATTCGACGATGTAAAATGGTCAGTCGATATGTCAGGTGTAAGCCATAAGATTACCGCTGAAGAAGCCGCTTGGTCGACAGGCGAGACTTACGAGTGGGGCAACATGGCGCATCGTCCACGCGTAAAAGGCGGTTATTTCCCAGTACCACCAATCGACAGCTCACATGATATGCGTGCAGTAATGTGTGAACGTATTGAAGAAATTATTGGTGAAGGCAGCGTAGAAGTACACCATCATGAAGTGGCTTCTTGCCAGTCTGAGATTGGTGTTGCATTCAATACCATGGTTCGTAAAGCAGATGAAGTTCAGCAACTAAAATATGTTGTGCACAATGTAGCGCATCAGTTTGGTAAAACTGCAACCTTCATGCCTAAGCCAATCGTTGGTGATAATGGTTCAGGTATGCATGTGCATATGTCTATCTCAAAAGATGGCGTTAACACCTTCTCTGGTGATGAGTATGCAGGCCTTTCTGAAACAGCCTTGTACTTCATCGGCGGTGTAATCAAGCATGCTCGTGCCTTGAACGCAATTACCAATCCATCAACGAACAGCTATAAGCGTTTGGTGCCACATTATGAAGCGCCAATCAAACTGGCTTATTCAGCCTCTAACCGCTCAGCCTCTATCCGTATTCCACATGTCAGCAGCCCTAAAGCGGTTCGTGTTGAAGCACGTTTCCCTGATCCAACAGCAAACCCATACTTAGCGTTTGCAGCGCTATTGATGGCTGGCCTTGACGGTATCCAGAACAAAATGCATCCAGGCGAAGCGGCTGATAAGAACTTGTATGACTTACCACCAGAAGAAGAAGCACAAATCCCAACGGTTGCTGAGAGCTTAGATGTAGCTCTACAAGCTTTGCGTGATGACCATGAGTTCTTGTTAAAAGGTGATGTATTCACAAAAGATATGCTAGAAGCATTTATTGCCTTGAAAGAAGAAGAGGTACAACGTCTCAATGTCACTGTGCACCCTGTTGAATTTGACATGTACTACAGCTGCTAA
- a CDS encoding anthranilate synthase component II, with product MILMIDNYDSFTYNIVQYFGELKQEITVWRNDQITIEQVSALVPDVIVIGPGPCDPDRAGISLEIIETFKGVIPILGICLGHQAIGQAFGAQIVKAGKVMHGRLSAIYHNNKGIFAGLPNPSQATRYHSLVIDKTSLPDCLELTAWTQNSDGSIEEIMGIRHKTFAIEGVQFHPESILSESGYHLLNRFLQTHQLAVLAADDLPQVG from the coding sequence ATGATTCTAATGATCGACAATTACGACAGCTTTACGTACAACATCGTACAGTACTTCGGTGAATTAAAGCAGGAAATCACCGTTTGGCGTAACGATCAGATCACTATCGAGCAAGTGAGCGCTTTAGTACCTGATGTGATTGTCATTGGCCCAGGCCCTTGTGACCCTGATCGTGCGGGAATATCTTTAGAAATCATCGAAACCTTTAAGGGCGTCATACCCATATTAGGGATTTGCTTAGGACACCAAGCGATTGGCCAAGCCTTTGGTGCCCAGATCGTTAAAGCTGGTAAAGTCATGCATGGACGCTTATCAGCCATTTATCATAATAATAAAGGCATCTTTGCAGGACTGCCAAATCCATCGCAGGCTACTCGCTACCACTCCCTTGTCATTGACAAAACCAGCCTGCCCGATTGTCTAGAGCTGACTGCTTGGACACAAAACAGCGATGGCAGTATTGAGGAAATCATGGGCATTCGTCATAAAACGTTTGCTATCGAAGGTGTGCAGTTCCATCCTGAGTCTATCCTAAGTGAATCAGGATATCACCTGCTCAATCGCTTTTTGCAAACCCATCAGTTGGCAGTATTAGCCGCAGACGATTTGCCCCAAGTTGGCTAA